The following nucleotide sequence is from Nocardioides daedukensis.
CGCGGCCCTCGCGGCCGGTCGCCACGATGTCGGCGGCGAGGTACGTCTACCTCTGTAGCCACCAGGCGGCGGTGCGGCCGGCGTCGAAGACGATGGCCGCCGCGCACCGGGATCTGACATCGGCAGCCCTCGTATTCGCCCTCAAATGGGACACACCCAGTCAGAGGTCGCGGTGGATCTCGGCCACTCCGGGGCTTCCGGAACGGGACAGGCTGACGATCGCGGCGAGCAGGCCGCCCCAGATCACCAGCATCGCGACGATCATCATGATGACTGCCTCGGTGCTCATCGGTTCTCCTCCTTGATCGGTGCGGTGCCCTCGTCGATCGGGCCGGGGATGTCCAGGCTGGTCTCCGGGCGCCACTTCACCAGCGACGCGGCCACGCCGCCGAAGATCACGGCCGCGACGACGCCCCAGCCGAAGGTGGCGATCATCCAGGTGGGATAGCCGCCGTACGGTTCCTTGATCGTGTCGACGAAGTCGCTGATCAGCACGAAGGTGAGTGCCAGCGGGGTGACCACGGCGATCAGTGCCGGCCACCAGCCACGGATCGGCACCGAGCCGTGGGTGGTGAGGTGCTCCACGAAGTCGGGCAGTGCGCGGACGATCCAGACCAGGACCACCATGCTGACCACGGCGACGAAGAGGATCCCGAACTTGTTGATGAAGTTGTCGGCGATGTCGAGCACGTGCAGCGCGCTCTTGGTGGAGAAGAAGAAGACGCTGATCGCGGCCGCCGGGATGCAGACCGCCATCGTGGCGCCGATCCGGCTCATCTCGAACTTGTCGCGGATCGCGGAGATCACCACCTCAAGGATGCTGACCAGAGAGGTGATGCCGGCCAGGATCAGTGAGGCGAAGAAGAGCAGACCGATCACGACGCCGGCCGGCGCCTCGTTGATGATCGTCGGGAAGGCCACGAAGGCCAGGCCGGGTCCGCCAGAGGCGACCTCGTTGATGGCGACGCCCTGGGCCTGGGCCATGAAGCCCAGCGCAGAGAAGACCCCGATGCCGCAGAGCAGTTCGAAGCTCGAGTTGGCGAAGCCGACCACCAGGCCGGAGCCGGTCATGTCGACCTTGCGTCCGACGTACGACGCATAGGTGATCATGATGCCGAAGCCGATGGAGAGCGAGAAGAAGATCTGGGAGTAGGCCGCGGCCCAGACGCCGGTGTCGGTCAGGGCGCTCCAGTCCGGCGTGAACAGTGCGTTCAGGCCGTCGGCGGCGCCGGGCAGGAAGAGCGAGCGGATCACCAGCGCCAGGAAGGCCAGGATCAGCACCGGGATGAAGATCATTGCGGTGTTGCCGACGCCCTTCTGGACCCCGAGCATCATGATCACGATGACTGCGAGCCAGACGATGACCAGCGGGACCAGCAGGCCGATCACGAACTCGGTGCTGATGCCCTTGGTCGGGTCGGAGGCCTGGAGGAACTCGCCGCCGAAGAAGGCGTTCGGGTCGTCACCCCAGCCCTTGTCCGCCGAGAAGAGCGTGTAGCGCAACGCCCAGGCCAGGATCGCGGCGTAGTAGAGCGCGATCACGAAGCAGATGCCCACCTGCCACCAACCGAGCCACTCGGTCTTGCGGTGGGTGCGCGCGAAGGCCAGCGGCGCCGAGCCGCGGGTGCGGTGGCCCATCACGTAGTCGAGCAGCAGGAACGGGATCCCTGCGGTCAGCAACGCGATCAGGTAGGGCAGCAGGAATGCCCCGCCGCCGTTCTCGTAGGCCTCCATCGGGAAGCGCCAGATGTTGCCCAGCCCGACGGCGGATCCGATGGCGGCGAAGATGAAGACGTTGCGCGAGGAGAATGCCCCGCGCCTCTTCTCGATGGCTGCCTGGTCTGTGCTGCTCACACTCGTTCCTCTCTGGGTGGCTGTGCGTGTGCCCCCGATGATCATGCTGTGATCCGGTGAAGGTGGCCGGAGCCACGCCAGCATGGCAGGAATGGTGTGACGGAGGCCACTCGGGACCCCAAGCCCTCGCCGACCCGGCAGTTGTTGACCCCGGAAATGCGCCGACCCGGCAGTTGTTGGTCAACAACTGCCGGGTCGGCGGGGTGGGGATGTCAGGCTCCGGCGGTCTGCAGTTCCTTGTCGCCGTCGCGGTCACTGGTGTCGCGCGAGCCGAAGTGGTCCGCCATGTGCGGACGCTCCAGGCTCTCGCCCTCGACGTCGACGTTCGGCAGGATCCGGTCCAGCCACTTCGGCAGCCACCACGCCTTGTCGCCCATCAGGTACATCAGGGCCGGGATCAGCGTCATCCGCACGATGAAGGCGTCGAAGACGATCGCGACGGCGAGCGCGAAGCCCATCATCTGGATCATCGGGTCGTCCATCAGGATGAAGGCCGCGAAGACTGCCGTCATGATCACCGCAGCCGCGGCGACGACCCGGGCGCTGCCCCGGAACCCGTCGATCACGGACTCACGGGTGTCGGCCCCGTGCACGTGTGCCTCACGGATCCGGGTGACCAGGAAGACCTGGTAGTCCATCGCCAGCCCGAAGACCACTCCGATCAGGAAGATCGGCATGAAGCTGACGATCGGCTGGCCCTCCATCAGGCCCAGGGCGCCTTCCTGGAAGACCGCGACCGTGGCGCCCAGCGTGGCGAGCACCGAGAGCAGGAAGCCCAGGGTGGCGGTCAGCGGGACCAGGATGGAGCGGAAGACCAGCATCAGCAGGATGAACGCGAGCCCGATGACGACCAGCAGATAGATCGGCAGGGCGTCCGAGAGGCGCTCGGAGATGTCGACCGTGATCGCGGTCAGGCCGGTGACGCCGGTGTCGGTGCCGGTGGCGGCCTCGATGTCGTCCTGCCCGTTGCGCAGCTCGGCCAGGGTCTCCTCGGTCGCGGTGGCGTCCGGGCCCGTCTCGGGGGTGATCATCACCAGGGCGCCCGTGGGCGTCGCGTCCGGGTCGGACGGGTCGGCGTTGGTGCCGCCGACCTGTGCGTTGAGCACGCCGGCCTGCTCGCCGGCCCAGGCAGCGACCTCGTCGATCTTCGCCTGGCGCTCGCCCTCGGGGACGCCGGTGGCGTCGACGACCATCAGCATCGGGGCCTCGCGACCCTCACCGAACGCGCCGGAGATCAGCTCGGAGGCCTGACGCTGCGTGGTCTCCACCGACGCGGTGCTGTCAGTGGGGAAGGCCAGGTGCAGGTCCTTGAGCGGGATCGCGATCGAGCCGAGCGCCACGACGACCAGCAGGATCGCGGCGATCGGGGACTTGCCCACGAACCGCGCCCAGCGCACGCCGTTGTTGACGATCTTGCCCTTCTCGTCGCGAGCGGGGACATATTTGCGGACCTGGCCACCGAACGACTTGGTCTTCAGCATGCCCAGGATCGCGGGCAGCAGGGTGAGTGCCACCAGGACGGCGATCAGCACGGTGCCGGCCGCGGCGAGACCCATCGAGGTCAGGAACGGGATGCGTACGACGGCCAGCGCGGAGAGCGCGATCAGCACGGTCAGGCCGGCGAAGACCACGGCGGAGCCGGCGGTGCCCACGGCCACGCCGATCGCCTCGTCACGCTCGTCGGTGTGCTCGAGCTCGTTGCGATAGCGGGCCAGGATGAACAGGGTGTAGTCGATGCCGACCGCGAGGCCGAGCATCGTGGCCAGGATCGGCGTGGTCGTGCCGATGTCCATGAACGCGGTCATCCCGGTGATGCCGATCATCCCGAGGCCGACCCCGAAGACGGCGGTGATCAGCGGCAGGCCGGCCGCGACCAGCGAGCCGAAGGTCAGCACGAGGACCAGCAGGGCGATGGCGAGGCCGATCAGCTCGGCGGAGCCGCCGGGCATCTCCATCGACTGCATGCCGGGGCCGTTGGCTTCGACGCTCAGCCCGGAGTCACGTGCGGTCTCCATCGCCTCCTTGACCTCGTCCTGGGAGGCAGGCTTGATGTCCATCGGGGTCTCGACGTCGAACTCGCCCTGGATCAGCCCGGTGCGCCCGTCCTCGGAAAGGATCGAGAGCGCGGCCGCGTTTGCCTCGGCCTGTGCCTTCGTCGCACCGGCGGACTCGGCGCCCGAGACGATCTGGTCGTCCTGGACCGGCCCGAGGATCAGCGGGTTGCCGATCATCGGGGGCTGCTCCTCGGTGACCTCGGCGTTCTTCAGCTTCTCGACGGTGCCGTCGAGGGTGGCGGCGTACTCCGCATCGGTGAGCTTGGCGCCGTCCTTGACGACGAGCGGCACGGTCTCCTTGGAGATCTGGGGCGTGTCGACGAGGTCGGCGACCAGGGTGTCGACGGCGCGGGAGTACTCCGGCTCGGCCAGGGTGTGGCCCTCGGGTGCCTGGACGACGACGTCGAAGCTGGCGTCGTCGAAGGCGTCCTGGGAGCCCGGGAAGAGCTCGGCCTGCATGTCGGCGGCCTTCTCGGACGGGATGCCCGGGATCGAGAAGGAGTCCGACATCGGCTTGGACATGGTGGCGGCGAAGCCTCCCAGGCCGACCGCGGCGATCAGCCAGGCGGCGAGGAAGATCGGCCAGCGCCGATAGGCGGTCTTGCCGAGTCGGTAGAGAAGCGTTGCCATGGGAATGGCCCTTTCGGATCTTGGATCTGAGGCGGTGTTGGGGGAGGGAGGGAGCTCGGGGCTCAGCAGGACAGGACGCCGCGAAGGGTGTCGAACGCCTCGAAGTAGGCGGCGTCCAGCTCGCGGCGGCCCGTGGTGTCGGACAAGACGTCCTCGAGGGCGACGTCGAAGAGGCACGCCAGGACGTTGATCAGGATCCGCGCCCGATGCCTGCCGAAGTCCTGTCCCTCGCGGTCGAGGATCAGGTCGGTGAACAGCTCGGTCACTGCGTGGAATCGTTCGTGCACCGCCAGCAGGAGGCGGGGGTTGGTCTTGAAGATGCGTCGGGCGACCAGGGCCTCGTCGCGGTCGAAGCCCTTGATGTCGACCATTGCGGCGATCAGGACCTTGATGTCGGCGATGAAGTCGCCGTTCGGCCCACCCGCCCGGAACGTCTCGATGACCTGGTCCGGAAGCTCGGGGCCGGGGCCGAGTACGGCGTCCAACTTGCCGGGGAAGTAGTTGAACAGGGTCCGGCGCGAGACCTGGGCAGCCTCGGCGAGCTCGTCCATCGTGAAGCCGTCGAAGCCGCGCTGATCGGTGAGTTTCTGGGCGCAGATGGTGATGCGGTGGGTCGTGGAGACCTTCCGCTTCTCGAGCGTGTTTGCACTTTCACTCACGAAGTGCAGTTTTGCACTTGCTCCAAGAGAGTGCAATTGCACGGCTGTGTGACCCTGCTCTCGCGTGGCACCCGCCCGATGTCCTCTCTTGCGGGTCTCTTGTGCCGACCACACCCCCTGCGAGAGATTGGTGACGGTCCGTGACCTTGGGCCGACTCTCGGGACGACGAAAGACGCGCGACATGACGATGCATCAGGAATCCACCCGCAAGCTCGACCCGAAGTCGACCGCGATCTGGGTCGCGGTGGCGGTCGTCGGCGCGGTCTGCTGGTCGGTCCTCGCCCTGTCACGCGGCGAGGAGGTCTCGGCGCTGTGGATCCTGTTCGCGGCGCTCTCGTCCTATGCGATCGGCTACCGGTTCTACGGCCGCTTCATCGCCCGACGAGTCCTCGAGCTGGATGACACCCGAGCCACTCCCGCCGAGCGCCTCGAGGACGGCGTCGACTTCGAACCGACCGACAAGCGGGTGCTCTTCGGCCACCACTTCGCCGCCATCGCCGGTGCCGGCCCACTGGTCGGACCGGTGCTCGCCGCCCAGATGGGCTATCTGCCAGGGACGATCTGGATCATCGTTGGGGTGCTCCTGGCGGGCGCCGTACAGGACATGGTCATCCTCTTCTTCTCGATGCGTCGCGACGGCAAGTCGCTGGGCCAGATGGTCCGCGAGGAGATCGGCGTGGTCGGCGGCATCGCCGCACTGATCGCCGTCTTCGCGATCATGATCATCATCCTGGCCGTGCTCGCACTGGTCGTCGTCAACGCCCTGGCCGAGTCCCCGTGGGGCGTCTACTCCATCGGCCTGACCATCCCGATCGCGCTGTTCATGGGCTTCTACCTGCGCCACTTCCGCCCGGGCCGGGTGCTCGAGGTGACGATGATCGGCGTCGTACTGCTCCTGCTCGCGATCTTCACCGGGCAGTACGTCGAGGAGATGGGCCTGGGCGGTGCGCTCACCCTCGACAAGGAGACGTTGACGCTCTGCCTGATCGGTTATGGCTTCGTCGCCTCGATCCTGCCGGTGTGGATGCTGCTCACCCCGCGTGACTATCTCTCCACGTTCATGAAGATCGGCGTGATCGTGCTGCTCGCGATCGGGCTGATCCTCGCCGCGCCGACCCTCTCGGCACCGGCCGTCTCCGACTTCGCGACCAGCGGCGAGGGGCCGGTCTTCGCCGGGAAGCTGTTCCCGTTCGTCTTCATCACCATCGCCTGTGGGGCGCTGTCCGGCTTCCACGCCCTGATCTCGTCTGGCACGACTCCCAAGATGGTGAAGAAGGAGTCGCACGTCCTGCCGATCGGCTACGGCGGGATGTTGATGGAGTCGTTCGTCGCCATCTCGGCGCTGATCGCGGCCTGCGTGATCGACCAAGGTCTCTACTTCGCGATGAACGCCCCGGCCGGCGCCACCGGGGGCAACCCGGAGGCAGCGGCCGAGTTTGTCCGCACCCTGGGCTTCACGATCAGTCCCGGAGACCTGTCTGCCGCGGCGGCCGCGGTGGAGGAGTCATCACTGATCTCCCGCACCGGTGGCGCGCCCACCCTGGCGGTGGGGATCTCGCAGATCCTGCACGAGGCGTTCGGCGGCAACCTGGCCGCTTTCTGGTACCACTTCGCGATCATGTTCGAGGCGCTGTTCATCCTTACCGCGGTCGACGCCGGCACCCGTGTCGGCCGGTTCATGCTGCAGGACACCGTCGGCAACTTCTGGCCGAAGTTCGGAGACGTCTCCTGGAAGCCGGCGGCCTGGTCGGCCAGTGCCGTGGTGGTCGGCCTGTGGGGCTACATGCTCTATGTCGGGGTGACCGATCCGCTCGGTGGCATCAACCAGCTCTTCCCGCTCTTCGGCATCGCCAACCAGCTGCTCGCGGCCATCGCGCTGACCCTGGCCGTGACCCTGCTGATCAAGCACGGCAAGGCGAAGTGGGCCTGGGTGCCGGGGATCGGTCTGGCTTGGGACCTGATCGTCACGATGACGGCCAGCTGGCAGAAGGTGTTCAGTGACGATCCGCGGATCGGCTACTTCCAGCAGGCCTCGGACTATCGCGCCGCCCGCGACGCCGGGGAGGTGCTCGCGCCGGCCACGAACGCCGACCAGATGGACCAGGTGATCAACAACTCGATCCTCAACGGCTCACTGCAGGCGGCCTTCGCGCTGCTGGTGATCGTGGTCGTGCTCAACGCCGCGGTGGTGGTGGTCCGGACCCTGCGAACCGGTGGCGCCGTGCCCACGACCGAGACGCCGAAGGTCACCTCGGAGCTGGTTGACGCATGAGGCTCTTCGACGAGGTGAGACGTCTGTGGCGCGAGGCGTCGGGCCAGGAGCGCTGGGAGCGGTACGTCGTACGCTCGCGCGCCGCAGGCCTGGAGCCGATGTCGCGGCGGGACTGGGAGCGACGCCGCAGCGATCATCGCGACGCGCACCCCGAGGGGCGCTGCTGCTGAGCTGCCCGGTTGAGTGGTTGAGGTCGCTGGTTGAGGTGGTTGGCCGAGTGACTTGCTGGTAACCCGCTGCCGGGAGGAAGGTTGGGACATGGCCGCCACACCGTCGTCGTACTCGATCACCATGCGCCTCTACACCGCGCCCGACCACGGAGTCGTCGGCACCGTCGCCACCGGACTGGCCGAGGCCGGCGGGATCGTGACCGCCATCGACGTCGCCGAGTCCAGCCACGACCGCCTGGTCGTCGACGTCACCTGCTCGGCCTCCGACGAGGACCACTCCAAGGCCCTGGTCAGGGTGGTCCGCGGGATCCCCGGCGTCGAGGTGCACAAGGTCTCCGACCGCACCTTCCTGATCCACCTCGGCGGCAAGATCGAGGTCAGCTCCAAGGTCCCGCTGAAGACGCGCGACGACCTGTCGATGGCCTACACCCCAGGTGTGGGGCGGGTGTCGATGGCGATCCACGAGAACCCCGAGGACGTGTCTCGGCTGACGATCAAGGGCAACTCGGTCGCCGTGGTCACCGACGGCTCCGCGGTCCTGGGCCTGGGCAACATCGGTCCGGGCGCCGCGCTGCCGGTGATGGAGGGCAAGGCGGCGCTGTTCAAGAAGTTCGCCAACATCGACGCCTGGCCGATCTGCCTGGCCAGCCAGGACACCGACGAGATCGTCAGGGCCGTCGAGATGATCGCCCCCGGCTTCGGTGGGATCAACCTCGAGGACATCGCCGCGCCGCGTTGCTTCGAGATCGAGGCCCGGCTGCGCGAGTCCCTCGACATCCCGGTCTTCCACGACGACCAGCACGGCACCGCGATCGTCGTACTCGCAGCCCTGACCAACGCGCTCCGGGTGGTCGGCAAGGAGATCGCCGACATCCGCATCGTCGTGGCGGGTGGTGGTGCCGCGGGATCCGCGATCACCGCGCTGCTGCTCGCCGGCGGCGCCAAGGACGTCGTGGTCTGGGACCGCGAGGGCCTGCTTTGTTCGGACAACACCGAGCTGGCCGCGGCCAAGCTCGACCTGGCCCGCCGTACCAACCCGAACCTGCGTCGTGGTGGCCTGCAGGAGGGTCTGGAAGGCGCGGACGTCTTCATCGGCGTCTCCGGGCCGGGCGTGCTCAAGCCCGAGTGGATCTCCACGATGGCCGAGGGCTCGATCGTCTTCGCACTGGCCAACCCGGATCCCGAGGTCGACCCTGCCGAGGCGTCGAAGTACGCCGCCGTGGTGGCATCGGGCCGCTCGGACTACCCGAACCAGATCAACAACGTACTCGCCTTCCCCGGTGTCTTCCGGGGCCTGCTCGACGCCCGCGCCAGCGAGGTCACGATGGATATGCTGCTCCGTGCGGCCGAGGCGATCGCGCACGTGGTCACTGACGACGAGTTGCACCCGAGCTTCATCATCCCGAGCGTCTTCCACCCTGACGTACCGAAGGCTGTTGCCGCCGCGATCAGCGGCAAGCCGCGCGACTGACGCGTCGCGGGTAACTGATGCGTTGGGGCTGGGCGCTGGGGTAACTGATGGTTTGGGGGCGAGCGCGCCGGTAACTGATGGTTTGGGGGCGGGATCGACGGGTTTTGGACCCGCAACACATCAGTTAGTCACCCCCGAGCTCCCAACCCATCAGTTGCCGACTGGCTCCTGAGCAATCTTCGCGGTCACCTTTCGCGGCCACCAGAACCGGTCGCCGAGCTGCAGGGCCAGCGCCGGGACCAGCACCGTACGCACGAGCAGCGTGT
It contains:
- a CDS encoding NAD-dependent malic enzyme translates to MAATPSSYSITMRLYTAPDHGVVGTVATGLAEAGGIVTAIDVAESSHDRLVVDVTCSASDEDHSKALVRVVRGIPGVEVHKVSDRTFLIHLGGKIEVSSKVPLKTRDDLSMAYTPGVGRVSMAIHENPEDVSRLTIKGNSVAVVTDGSAVLGLGNIGPGAALPVMEGKAALFKKFANIDAWPICLASQDTDEIVRAVEMIAPGFGGINLEDIAAPRCFEIEARLRESLDIPVFHDDQHGTAIVVLAALTNALRVVGKEIADIRIVVAGGGAAGSAITALLLAGGAKDVVVWDREGLLCSDNTELAAAKLDLARRTNPNLRRGGLQEGLEGADVFIGVSGPGVLKPEWISTMAEGSIVFALANPDPEVDPAEASKYAAVVASGRSDYPNQINNVLAFPGVFRGLLDARASEVTMDMLLRAAEAIAHVVTDDELHPSFIIPSVFHPDVPKAVAAAISGKPRD
- a CDS encoding MMPL family transporter, producing MATLLYRLGKTAYRRWPIFLAAWLIAAVGLGGFAATMSKPMSDSFSIPGIPSEKAADMQAELFPGSQDAFDDASFDVVVQAPEGHTLAEPEYSRAVDTLVADLVDTPQISKETVPLVVKDGAKLTDAEYAATLDGTVEKLKNAEVTEEQPPMIGNPLILGPVQDDQIVSGAESAGATKAQAEANAAALSILSEDGRTGLIQGEFDVETPMDIKPASQDEVKEAMETARDSGLSVEANGPGMQSMEMPGGSAELIGLAIALLVLVLTFGSLVAAGLPLITAVFGVGLGMIGITGMTAFMDIGTTTPILATMLGLAVGIDYTLFILARYRNELEHTDERDEAIGVAVGTAGSAVVFAGLTVLIALSALAVVRIPFLTSMGLAAAGTVLIAVLVALTLLPAILGMLKTKSFGGQVRKYVPARDEKGKIVNNGVRWARFVGKSPIAAILLVVVALGSIAIPLKDLHLAFPTDSTASVETTQRQASELISGAFGEGREAPMLMVVDATGVPEGERQAKIDEVAAWAGEQAGVLNAQVGGTNADPSDPDATPTGALVMITPETGPDATATEETLAELRNGQDDIEAATGTDTGVTGLTAITVDISERLSDALPIYLLVVIGLAFILLMLVFRSILVPLTATLGFLLSVLATLGATVAVFQEGALGLMEGQPIVSFMPIFLIGVVFGLAMDYQVFLVTRIREAHVHGADTRESVIDGFRGSARVVAAAAVIMTAVFAAFILMDDPMIQMMGFALAVAIVFDAFIVRMTLIPALMYLMGDKAWWLPKWLDRILPNVDVEGESLERPHMADHFGSRDTSDRDGDKELQTAGA
- a CDS encoding methionine/alanine import family NSS transporter small subunit → MSTEAVIMMIVAMLVIWGGLLAAIVSLSRSGSPGVAEIHRDL
- a CDS encoding CstA-like transporter-associated (seleno)protein; this encodes MRLFDEVRRLWREASGQERWERYVVRSRAAGLEPMSRRDWERRRSDHRDAHPEGRCC
- a CDS encoding carbon starvation CstA family protein — translated: MTMHQESTRKLDPKSTAIWVAVAVVGAVCWSVLALSRGEEVSALWILFAALSSYAIGYRFYGRFIARRVLELDDTRATPAERLEDGVDFEPTDKRVLFGHHFAAIAGAGPLVGPVLAAQMGYLPGTIWIIVGVLLAGAVQDMVILFFSMRRDGKSLGQMVREEIGVVGGIAALIAVFAIMIIILAVLALVVVNALAESPWGVYSIGLTIPIALFMGFYLRHFRPGRVLEVTMIGVVLLLLAIFTGQYVEEMGLGGALTLDKETLTLCLIGYGFVASILPVWMLLTPRDYLSTFMKIGVIVLLAIGLILAAPTLSAPAVSDFATSGEGPVFAGKLFPFVFITIACGALSGFHALISSGTTPKMVKKESHVLPIGYGGMLMESFVAISALIAACVIDQGLYFAMNAPAGATGGNPEAAAEFVRTLGFTISPGDLSAAAAAVEESSLISRTGGAPTLAVGISQILHEAFGGNLAAFWYHFAIMFEALFILTAVDAGTRVGRFMLQDTVGNFWPKFGDVSWKPAAWSASAVVVGLWGYMLYVGVTDPLGGINQLFPLFGIANQLLAAIALTLAVTLLIKHGKAKWAWVPGIGLAWDLIVTMTASWQKVFSDDPRIGYFQQASDYRAARDAGEVLAPATNADQMDQVINNSILNGSLQAAFALLVIVVVLNAAVVVVRTLRTGGAVPTTETPKVTSELVDA
- a CDS encoding sodium-dependent transporter gives rise to the protein MSSTDQAAIEKRRGAFSSRNVFIFAAIGSAVGLGNIWRFPMEAYENGGGAFLLPYLIALLTAGIPFLLLDYVMGHRTRGSAPLAFARTHRKTEWLGWWQVGICFVIALYYAAILAWALRYTLFSADKGWGDDPNAFFGGEFLQASDPTKGISTEFVIGLLVPLVIVWLAVIVIMMLGVQKGVGNTAMIFIPVLILAFLALVIRSLFLPGAADGLNALFTPDWSALTDTGVWAAAYSQIFFSLSIGFGIMITYASYVGRKVDMTGSGLVVGFANSSFELLCGIGVFSALGFMAQAQGVAINEVASGGPGLAFVAFPTIINEAPAGVVIGLLFFASLILAGITSLVSILEVVISAIRDKFEMSRIGATMAVCIPAAAISVFFFSTKSALHVLDIADNFINKFGILFVAVVSMVVLVWIVRALPDFVEHLTTHGSVPIRGWWPALIAVVTPLALTFVLISDFVDTIKEPYGGYPTWMIATFGWGVVAAVIFGGVAASLVKWRPETSLDIPGPIDEGTAPIKEENR
- a CDS encoding TetR/AcrR family transcriptional regulator, with amino-acid sequence MSESANTLEKRKVSTTHRITICAQKLTDQRGFDGFTMDELAEAAQVSRRTLFNYFPGKLDAVLGPGPELPDQVIETFRAGGPNGDFIADIKVLIAAMVDIKGFDRDEALVARRIFKTNPRLLLAVHERFHAVTELFTDLILDREGQDFGRHRARILINVLACLFDVALEDVLSDTTGRRELDAAYFEAFDTLRGVLSC